A single genomic interval of Cucumis sativus cultivar 9930 chromosome 7, Cucumber_9930_V3, whole genome shotgun sequence harbors:
- the LOC105436228 gene encoding protein E6, translated as MAAASASATFKFNHLSFSFFFFFLLLISSVQIEARVNKFFSKFIHTDHEVVPNTLSPAPLSVPPETSPSLAPTPAPAPFFDESQNAYGLYGSDPDADENTRTITDVEEEILGGEGDQDEGNDKSGFPMNNFVETRNEEEQYQNKNYENNNGFRNSEYDNRNEYRNSEYENNNNEGRNYEDQRNFEEGGYRRSRFEPTEQEGMSDTRFMENGRYFHDINSRNDEENGSYGSKKKYPKYEFDSMEEYERSEGLLP; from the coding sequence ATGGCAGCAGCTTCAGCTTCCGCTACTTTCAAGTTCAACCAtctctccttctccttcttcttcttcttccttctccttATCTCCTCTGTTCAAATTGAAGCTAGAGTCAACAAATTCTTCAGTAAATTCATTCATACAGATCACGAGGTTGTTCCCAACACACTTTCCCCGGCGCCCCTCTCTGTTCCGCCTGAGACTTCTCCATCTCTTGCACCGACACCGGCTCCTGCGCCATTTTTCGACGAATCCCAGAATGCTTACGGTCTATACGGCAGTGATCCCGATGCCGATGAAAACACTCGGACGATTACCGACGTGGAAGAGGAGATTCTCGGAGGAGAAGGCGATCAGGACGAGGGGAATGACAAATCTGGGTTTCCGATGAACAATTTTGTTGAAACGAGAAATGAGGAGGAGCAGTACCAGAACAAGAACTATGAGAACAACAATGGGTTTAGAAATTCCGAGTACGATAACCGCAATGAGTACAGAAATTCGGAGTACGAGAACAATAACAATGAGGGTAGAAATTACGAGGACCAGAGGAATTTTGAAGAGGGCGGGTACAGGAGGAGCCGATTCGAACCGACAGAGCAGGAAGGGATGAGCGATACCAGATTCATGGAGAATGGAAGGTATTTTCATGACATTAACTCGAGgaatgatgaagaaaatggatCGTACGGAAGTAAGAAGAAGTATCCAAAGTACGAGTTCGATTCAATGGAGGAGTATGAGAGGAGTGAGGGATTGCTTCCTTGA